CGCACGCGAGGACCTGCGCCTGAACCTGCTGTTGCCGTCGCGGGCGAGCAGCGGGGACGAGGCGCTGGACCGTCCGCTGGCCGATGTGGTCCTGGCACTCGCGACCCCCCGCATGCGCCATCTGCGCGGCAACGTGATGGACGTTCCCCTGGCCCCAGCCCCCAAGGTGCGTCTGCCCGAGGTGCCGGTGTTCGGTGCCCCGGTTCTGTGAGGTCGGGGTTGTGAGGGCCACGCCGTGAGGTGCCCCTACTGCTCTGCGCCCGACAGCAAGGTGGTAAATTCCCGTCCCAGTGACGACGGAGCCAGCATCCGCCGCCGCCGCGAGTGCCTGAACTGTGCCCGGCGGTTTACCACCTATGAGCGCGCACAACTTGAGCCGCTGATGGTCGTCAAACGCAGCGGCCCGCGTGAGGCCTTCAACCCGGACAAGCTGCTGCGCGGCCTGACCCTGGCCACCGAGAAACGCCCGGTGGAGCCCGAAGCCCTGCGTGCCTTCGCCTACGGCTTCGAGGACGAGGTGGGAGCCGCCGAGATCGACAGCGAGGAGATCGGCAAGCGGGCCATGACCTTTCTGCGCCCGCTGGACGACGTGGCCTACATCCGCTTTGCCAGCGTCTACCGCGACTTTGACAGCCTGGAACGTTTTATCGAGGAAATCCGGGGGCTCAAGGACAAGGATGACGGGTGAGGGCTGAGCAGCAATAAAAAATCCGCCCTCTCGGACGGTGATAGGAAAAATATAGCGCCAAATACGGCGGATGTCAAATTTATACATTGCCTGGAAACTCCGGCGCTGGGACGGCATTCCTGGCAAGTCGCCCAAGATCCCGCCTGCATGTTTGTGCGGGCAAAAGCGTTCAGGTCAGGATTCTGGGTGTTCCCGGAGCTCAGGGACCCGGAAAAGCCCAGCTGTCATGGGTGAGCGGTGCCCCTGGATCATGAACCTGGGCCGTGGAGCAGACGCACCGGCCGGCATCTGCTCCACGGCCCATCACAGGAAAAGCCCCCACACGCGGCGGGGGCAGAAGGGAGAGAAGAGGTGGGCTTCAGCGGCGGCGCAGCCAGCCCTGCACCGTGCCGACCACCCCGGCGCGGAAGAACAGCACCACCACGACGAACACCAGACCGGTCACGATGCCCACCGGCAGGTCCGAGGTGGTCAGGCGGTCGCGCAGCAGCAGTACCAGACCCGCGCCCACCGCCGGGCCGAACAGCGTGGTGGTGCCGCCGAGCAGGGTCATCATCACGACCTCGCCGCTCGTGGTCCACTTGGTCACGTCCAGGCTGACCACGCCGTGCCCGAAGGTATACATGCTGCCCGCCAGCCCGGCCAACCCGGCGCTGATCAAAAAGGCGGTGAACTTGAAGCGTGTGGGGTTGTACCCGATGCTCTGGGCGCGCTGTTCGTTGTCGCGCACCGCCTGCTGCGCCTGCCCGAAGGGACTGCGCACCGTGCGGTAGGCGATGTAGAAGCCCAGGGCAAAGACCACCAGACAGAAGTAGTACCGGGTGGTGCTGTTGCTGAAGTCCAGCCCAAGCAGGCTGGGCCGGTCAAAGCCCTGCAGGCCGTTCTCGCCGCCGGTCACGTCGGTCCACTGCAGGGCCACGAAATACACCATCTGGGCGAAGGCCAGCGTGATCATGCTGAAGTAGATGCCCGCGCTGCGGACGCTGAGAAAGGCGATGGGCACGGCCAGGGCCAGCGCGCTGAGCGTGCCGCCCAGCATGGCCACCGGGACGCTCTGGCCGTTGGAGAGCAGGTAGGCGGTGACATAGGCGCTGCCGCCCCAGAAGGCGGCGTGCCCGAACGAGAGCAGGCCGGAAAAGCCGAACAGCAGGTCGAAGGCCACGGCGAACAGGCCCCACGCCAGAATGTCCAGCGCAAGAACCGGGTAGATCAGCCGGGGCAGGATCAGCAGCACCAGTCCCAGGCCGATCAGCCACGCGGCGCGGATATTGCGTTCGCGGCCCGGTCGGGCGGCGGTGCGGGGCAGGGCGGTCACCGTGCCCCCTCGGGCAGCCCGAACAGCCCGCTGGGGCGCACGAGCAGCACTATGGCCATCAGGATAAAGACCAGCGTGTTGGCAATCGGCGGATAGATCGCCGCGCCCACCGCCGCGAGCACGCCCACCGCGAAGCCGGTCACGATGCTTCCCAGGATGCTGCCCATGCCGCCGATGACGACCACCGCGAAGGTGGTGATGATCAGCTCGGCACCCATGTACGGCTCAACGCTGTAGATGGGCGCGGCGAGCA
The nucleotide sequence above comes from Deinococcus aerophilus. Encoded proteins:
- the nrdR gene encoding transcriptional regulator NrdR, whose product is MRCPYCSAPDSKVVNSRPSDDGASIRRRRECLNCARRFTTYERAQLEPLMVVKRSGPREAFNPDKLLRGLTLATEKRPVEPEALRAFAYGFEDEVGAAEIDSEEIGKRAMTFLRPLDDVAYIRFASVYRDFDSLERFIEEIRGLKDKDDG
- a CDS encoding branched-chain amino acid ABC transporter permease codes for the protein MTALPRTAARPGRERNIRAAWLIGLGLVLLILPRLIYPVLALDILAWGLFAVAFDLLFGFSGLLSFGHAAFWGGSAYVTAYLLSNGQSVPVAMLGGTLSALALAVPIAFLSVRSAGIYFSMITLAFAQMVYFVALQWTDVTGGENGLQGFDRPSLLGLDFSNSTTRYYFCLVVFALGFYIAYRTVRSPFGQAQQAVRDNEQRAQSIGYNPTRFKFTAFLISAGLAGLAGSMYTFGHGVVSLDVTKWTTSGEVVMMTLLGGTTTLFGPAVGAGLVLLLRDRLTTSDLPVGIVTGLVFVVVVLFFRAGVVGTVQGWLRRR